A genomic region of Desulfosarcina ovata subsp. ovata contains the following coding sequences:
- a CDS encoding helix-turn-helix domain-containing protein, protein MKTEKVGQRIRTFMERQDLTLETLSERTGLDVSFLSTVVDDDVYPSLGPLLKIARALDVRLGTFLDDQISKDPLVVRREARKEEISMLRGKDKPVALKFYSLGSGKSDRHMEPFYVELLPESEKTKDLSSHEGEEFIVVYSGRVEVTYGTEVYELEAGDSIYYNSIVPHYVSCKGAQPASIYAVLYIPR, encoded by the coding sequence ATGAAAACTGAAAAAGTCGGTCAGCGAATCCGGACATTCATGGAGCGGCAGGATTTGACGCTGGAAACCCTGTCAGAACGGACAGGCCTTGACGTCAGCTTTCTTTCCACCGTTGTTGACGACGACGTCTATCCCTCCCTGGGCCCTCTGCTCAAGATTGCCCGTGCCCTGGACGTGCGTCTGGGAACCTTCCTGGACGATCAGATCAGCAAGGATCCCCTGGTGGTCCGGCGTGAAGCGCGCAAAGAGGAGATCAGCATGCTGCGCGGCAAGGACAAACCCGTGGCCCTGAAATTCTACTCCCTGGGCAGCGGCAAGAGCGACCGGCACATGGAACCCTTCTATGTGGAGCTGCTGCCGGAGTCGGAGAAGACCAAGGACCTTTCCAGCCACGAGGGCGAGGAGTTTATCGTGGTCTATTCCGGCCGGGTGGAAGTGACCTACGGCACCGAGGTCTACGAGTTGGAAGCCGGCGACAGCATTTACTACAATTCCATCGTGCCCCATTACGTGAGTTGCAAGGGGGCCCAGCCGGCGTCGATCTATGCCGTGCTCTACATCCCGCGTTAG
- a CDS encoding toxic anion resistance protein, whose protein sequence is MTATPSQTGQALVLADPLAIRHDVELVDPQTITVSETPDPQLDQQATAFVQAVLNLNPEVPSSFDACQQNKAAVEHLGSKSQKEAAHRSAMLKDPISKLAARGEDGGEVANALVNLKMTVEELDPGQFDFKAGWFSRTLGFLPGVGTPLKRFFTRFESSQTVIDAIMRSLEEGKKVLQRDNVTLNQDQKAMRELTHRLQQTIELGMLIDQKFSYALEREIPTEDPRRRFIEDEILFPLRQRIQDLQQQLAVNQQGVLAIEIIIRNNKELVKGVDRGIHVTINALNVAVTVALALANQRIVLDKIDAVNKTTNRLIAQTASQLRTQGTEIHKRASSTQLDMETLKKAFVDINAALDDISSFRKQALPQMAGSILEMDALTKATEAAIQRMEEGTRAEPVVSLDIA, encoded by the coding sequence ATGACCGCAACCCCCAGTCAGACCGGCCAGGCGCTGGTTCTGGCCGATCCGCTGGCGATCCGGCATGACGTGGAACTGGTTGATCCCCAGACGATTACCGTCTCCGAAACACCCGACCCCCAGCTCGACCAGCAGGCCACGGCTTTCGTCCAGGCCGTTTTAAACCTGAATCCCGAGGTGCCGTCCAGTTTCGATGCCTGCCAGCAGAACAAGGCGGCGGTGGAACACCTGGGCAGCAAGAGCCAGAAAGAGGCCGCCCACCGATCCGCCATGCTCAAAGACCCCATCAGCAAGCTCGCCGCAAGGGGCGAGGACGGCGGCGAGGTGGCCAACGCCCTGGTCAACCTGAAGATGACAGTCGAGGAACTCGACCCCGGCCAGTTCGATTTCAAGGCCGGCTGGTTCAGCCGCACCCTGGGTTTTCTGCCGGGCGTGGGCACTCCGCTGAAACGGTTCTTCACCCGTTTCGAATCTTCCCAGACCGTTATCGATGCCATCATGCGGTCCCTGGAAGAGGGGAAGAAAGTTCTTCAGCGGGACAATGTCACCCTGAACCAGGATCAGAAGGCCATGCGTGAGCTGACCCACCGGCTTCAGCAGACCATCGAGCTGGGCATGCTCATCGACCAGAAATTCTCCTATGCCCTGGAACGTGAAATCCCGACAGAGGACCCGCGCCGGCGGTTCATCGAAGATGAGATCCTGTTTCCCTTGCGCCAGCGCATCCAGGATCTTCAGCAGCAACTGGCCGTCAATCAGCAGGGCGTGCTGGCCATCGAGATCATCATCCGCAACAACAAGGAGCTGGTCAAGGGCGTCGACCGCGGTATCCATGTCACCATCAACGCCCTGAATGTGGCCGTCACCGTGGCCCTGGCCCTGGCCAATCAGCGGATCGTTTTGGATAAGATCGATGCGGTGAACAAAACCACCAACCGGTTGATTGCCCAGACCGCCTCCCAACTCCGTACCCAGGGGACGGAAATCCATAAACGGGCCAGCAGCACCCAGCTGGACATGGAAACCCTGAAAAAGGCTTTTGTGGATATCAATGCGGCATTGGACGACATTTCCAGTTTCCGCAAACAGGCCCTGCCCCAGATGGCCGGAAGCATTCTGGAAATGGATGCGCTGACCAAGGCCACGGAAGCCGCCATTCAGCGGATGGAAGAGGGAACCCGGGCGGAACCGGTGGTGTCACTGGACATCGCCTGA
- a CDS encoding sigma-54 interaction domain-containing protein, which yields MNNYLDQNKYSIQSLCNIMKPIIGAELMVINRAMIAVAGTGPYRKNIGLKRPRDSYVDLTIKSGKGFLIHTPREEKQCLQCEIKSFCPYTSVISCPIIYRDKIVGLFGLLGYDKNQHKRMLRKSLFLSKLSDDIGNYIAGKFLKNDVLFYDFVNSEAMNNIVNAIDKGIIITDHKNNIINANQFAEEAMAFKREEYIGKDIELFGDALKIIDSYTISDENGNICRSKFLAKAAPIHYNGSTVGNVLLLKNNAKNKPASTFFTFGNRPNTLRFVGTSDPIIKMKELMAKVAANNSRILINGETGTGKELVAQLIHYNSPKYKGPFVALNCGAIPETLIESELFGYEKGAFTDARKRGRAGKFEKANGGTIFLDEIGNLSLTGQAKILRVLDNAILERIGGEASIKIDVRVICATNKNLPEMVKKKHFMEDLYYRLNVVQIEVPPLRERKTDIPLLLDFYLKEHNQQFGGNLRGFSKRAMSYLVHYQWPGNVRELRNVTEYVCNLKTNGFADIEDLPPYISPLNKIPEKDTIEPIDTEELMVEEALRLFGNSTTGKQDAAKYLGISVSTLYRRLKLRQKQKKNTLEKPF from the coding sequence ATGAATAACTACTTGGATCAAAATAAATATTCAATTCAATCGTTATGCAATATTATGAAACCGATTATTGGGGCAGAACTGATGGTGATTAACCGTGCCATGATAGCGGTTGCCGGAACCGGCCCGTATAGAAAAAATATCGGTTTAAAGCGACCACGAGACTCTTATGTGGATTTAACCATAAAATCAGGCAAAGGTTTTCTGATCCATACGCCAAGGGAGGAGAAACAATGTCTGCAGTGTGAAATAAAATCATTCTGTCCCTATACCTCGGTTATCTCCTGCCCTATTATATATCGGGATAAAATAGTCGGTCTTTTTGGGCTTCTGGGCTACGATAAGAACCAGCATAAAAGGATGCTGCGAAAGAGCCTATTTTTATCAAAACTGTCTGATGATATTGGGAATTATATCGCCGGAAAATTCTTAAAGAATGATGTCCTTTTTTATGATTTTGTTAATTCAGAAGCAATGAACAATATTGTCAACGCCATTGATAAAGGCATTATTATTACGGACCATAAAAATAATATCATTAATGCGAACCAATTCGCAGAAGAAGCGATGGCGTTCAAGCGAGAAGAATACATAGGCAAGGATATCGAATTGTTTGGTGACGCACTGAAAATTATTGATTCTTATACAATATCAGATGAAAATGGTAATATTTGCAGGTCCAAGTTTCTCGCAAAGGCAGCACCAATCCATTACAATGGCTCTACTGTCGGCAATGTCCTGCTGCTTAAAAATAACGCAAAAAACAAACCAGCTTCAACCTTCTTCACTTTCGGCAATAGACCGAATACACTAAGGTTTGTAGGCACATCCGATCCGATCATTAAAATGAAGGAACTCATGGCCAAAGTAGCGGCCAATAATTCGCGAATCCTCATCAATGGAGAAACGGGTACCGGAAAAGAACTTGTTGCACAACTCATACATTACAATAGTCCTAAATATAAGGGGCCTTTTGTTGCCCTGAATTGCGGCGCAATTCCTGAAACACTTATTGAAAGCGAATTGTTTGGATATGAAAAAGGGGCTTTTACCGATGCCCGAAAAAGAGGAAGGGCAGGGAAGTTTGAAAAAGCTAACGGCGGAACGATTTTTCTAGATGAAATTGGTAACCTCTCCTTAACTGGGCAGGCTAAAATACTTCGAGTCCTGGACAATGCGATCCTCGAAAGGATTGGCGGTGAAGCATCGATAAAAATTGACGTGAGGGTTATATGCGCAACCAATAAGAATTTGCCTGAAATGGTGAAAAAAAAGCATTTTATGGAAGATTTGTACTACCGTTTAAACGTTGTTCAAATCGAAGTTCCACCCTTGAGAGAAAGAAAAACAGATATCCCTCTACTACTGGATTTCTATCTAAAAGAACATAATCAACAATTCGGCGGCAACCTTCGCGGTTTCAGCAAAAGGGCAATGAGCTATCTTGTCCATTATCAATGGCCTGGCAATGTACGCGAATTAAGAAATGTTACGGAGTATGTCTGCAATCTAAAAACAAATGGATTTGCCGACATAGAAGATCTTCCCCCCTATATATCCCCACTCAACAAAATCCCCGAAAAAGACACGATAGAACCCATCGATACTGAAGAGCTAATGGTCGAAGAAGCTTTGCGCCTATTCGGCAATTCCACCACTGGAAAGCAGGACGCTGCTAAATATTTAGGTATCAGTGTTTCCACCTTATATCGGCGGCTCAAATTGAGGCAAAAACAAAAAAAGAATACACTTGAAAAACCCTTTTAA
- a CDS encoding AMP-binding protein, giving the protein MTRPALESLTLGQILDRAVAENGDGDAIVYVDRDFRLTYNEFAHVVDQLARGLMAMGVAKEEKVAVWATKIPYWVALQFATAKIGAILLTINTNYKSAEVAYVLEQSDTETLFIIDGYQDTDYLQTIYDLVPELKSQERGRLASERFPELKRVCFLGQEKHRGMYSLPEVMALASMTGKDAYAARQAELDAHDVVNMQYTSGTTGFPKGVMLTHYNIGNNGFWIGENQRFTAKDRICLPVPLFHCFGCVLGIMAIVTHAATTVILEKFDPVQVMASVEQEHCTALYGVPTMFIAVLEHKLFDKFDFSTLRTGIMAGSPCPVKVMRQVIDQLNMSEVTICYGLTENSPVVTQTLPDDDIRRRTETVGRAMPEIEMKIVDPETGVVLPSGQQGEVCCRGYSVMKGYYKMPEATEKAIDSDGWLHSGDLGVVDEDGYLAITGRHKDMIIRGGENIYPREIEEFLYRMDGISDIQVVGIPSKKYGEEVGAFVIRKAGADITGEDVKDFCRGQIARYKIPKYVAFVDGFPMTASGKVQKYKLQERSVEYFPEADAG; this is encoded by the coding sequence ATGACGAGACCAGCTTTGGAATCCCTGACTTTGGGGCAGATCCTGGATCGCGCGGTGGCCGAGAACGGCGACGGCGATGCGATCGTCTATGTCGACCGGGATTTTCGCCTCACTTACAACGAGTTCGCCCATGTGGTCGACCAGCTGGCCCGCGGACTGATGGCCATGGGCGTTGCCAAGGAAGAGAAAGTGGCCGTGTGGGCCACCAAGATTCCTTACTGGGTCGCCCTGCAGTTTGCCACGGCCAAAATTGGCGCCATCCTGCTTACGATCAACACCAACTACAAGAGCGCCGAGGTGGCCTATGTGCTGGAGCAGTCCGACACCGAGACGCTGTTCATCATCGACGGCTACCAGGATACCGACTACCTTCAGACGATTTACGATCTGGTGCCGGAGCTGAAAAGCCAGGAGCGCGGCCGGTTGGCCAGCGAGCGCTTCCCCGAACTCAAACGGGTATGCTTCCTGGGACAGGAGAAGCACCGCGGGATGTACAGCCTGCCGGAAGTAATGGCCCTGGCGTCCATGACCGGCAAGGATGCATACGCCGCCCGCCAGGCCGAATTGGACGCCCACGACGTGGTCAACATGCAGTACACTTCGGGGACCACCGGATTTCCCAAGGGCGTCATGCTGACCCACTACAACATCGGCAACAACGGTTTCTGGATCGGGGAGAACCAGCGGTTTACCGCCAAGGACCGGATCTGTCTGCCCGTGCCGCTGTTTCACTGCTTCGGTTGTGTGCTGGGCATCATGGCGATCGTGACCCACGCTGCGACCACGGTAATCCTGGAGAAGTTCGACCCCGTGCAGGTGATGGCCTCGGTGGAGCAGGAGCATTGTACGGCGCTATACGGGGTGCCGACCATGTTTATCGCCGTGCTGGAGCATAAACTCTTCGACAAGTTCGACTTCTCCACCCTGCGCACCGGGATCATGGCCGGCTCCCCCTGCCCGGTGAAGGTGATGCGCCAGGTGATCGACCAGCTTAACATGAGCGAGGTCACCATCTGTTACGGACTTACCGAGAATTCTCCGGTGGTGACCCAGACCCTGCCCGATGACGATATCCGGCGCCGGACGGAGACCGTGGGCCGGGCCATGCCCGAAATCGAGATGAAGATCGTCGATCCGGAAACCGGCGTGGTGCTGCCGTCCGGTCAGCAGGGTGAAGTCTGCTGCCGGGGATACAGCGTGATGAAGGGCTACTATAAAATGCCCGAGGCCACGGAAAAAGCCATCGACAGCGACGGCTGGCTCCACTCCGGCGACCTGGGGGTGGTGGATGAAGACGGCTACCTGGCCATTACCGGCCGCCATAAAGACATGATCATTCGTGGCGGCGAGAACATCTACCCGCGTGAGATCGAGGAGTTCCTCTACCGCATGGACGGCATCTCGGATATCCAGGTGGTGGGGATTCCCAGTAAGAAGTACGGCGAAGAGGTGGGCGCGTTCGTCATTCGGAAGGCCGGCGCCGACATCACCGGCGAGGATGTGAAGGATTTTTGCCGGGGCCAGATTGCCCGTTACAAGATTCCCAAGTACGTGGCCTTTGTAGACGGCTTTCCGATGACCGCCAGCGGCAAGGTACAGAAATACAAACTTCAGGAGCGATCTGTTGAGTACTTCCCCGAAGCCGATGCCGGTTGA
- a CDS encoding glycerophosphodiester phosphodiesterase gives MSPRPNPLPEQAEACFHRLINALFRRWPRPAPPRCLLRGCRIVAHRGAHDNRHCLENSLAAFDAAVGAGVWGIELDVRGTRDQVPVVFHDADTRRLFGQNARIADMPLAALMRHFPRIPTLSAVIRRYGGRIHLMLEIKGHENDRPAVPARRLQPILAPLSPGRDFHLMSLHPEIFADFDFLPKKALLPIARLCTDRFSRLAIAREWGGVAGHYLAVTRGMLNHHHRLGQGIGTGFADSPRSLFREVSRGVDWIFSNRAVAMQALCDTAKRHAQGKNPNDI, from the coding sequence ATGTCCCCTCGCCCGAATCCATTGCCGGAACAGGCCGAAGCATGCTTCCATCGGTTGATAAACGCCCTGTTCCGCCGCTGGCCCCGTCCGGCCCCGCCGCGGTGCCTGCTGCGCGGCTGCCGCATCGTCGCCCACCGCGGGGCGCACGACAACCGGCACTGTTTGGAAAACAGCCTGGCGGCTTTCGACGCGGCAGTGGGTGCCGGCGTTTGGGGCATTGAGCTGGATGTGCGCGGAACCCGGGATCAGGTGCCGGTGGTATTTCACGACGCCGATACCCGGCGCCTTTTCGGCCAAAATGCGCGCATCGCCGACATGCCGCTGGCCGCCCTGATGCGCCACTTTCCCCGGATTCCGACCCTGTCGGCGGTAATCCGGCGCTATGGCGGCCGCATTCACCTGATGCTGGAAATCAAGGGGCACGAAAATGACCGGCCCGCCGTTCCGGCCCGTCGCCTGCAGCCCATCCTGGCCCCTCTTTCCCCCGGCCGTGATTTTCATTTGATGAGCCTGCATCCGGAAATCTTCGCCGATTTTGATTTTCTTCCTAAAAAGGCGCTGCTGCCCATTGCCCGACTGTGCACCGACCGGTTCAGCCGCCTGGCCATCGCTCGGGAGTGGGGCGGAGTGGCCGGCCATTACCTGGCGGTTACCCGTGGCATGCTGAACCACCATCACCGGCTGGGCCAGGGCATCGGCACCGGTTTTGCCGACTCCCCGCGCAGTCTGTTTCGGGAGGTGAGCCGGGGAGTGGACTGGATTTTCTCCAACCGGGCGGTGGCCATGCAAGCGCTTTGCGACACCGCAAAGCGACATGCCCAAGGCAAAAACCCAAATGACATTTGA
- a CDS encoding NAD(+)--dinitrogen-reductase ADP-D-ribosyltransferase: protein MRPLTNMCDLPPWEIASRVFNECPRPLHIQGVRSTHRHFFKLLDRLETWDERARSYQDYMEVAFHLHQWRRQKDPSGQLSLKNSYLRFLRGWLYDANSVEGAVMKGWVESRLGIPPTFHGKRIQSRESDAYLDYMRERLNGAARTNAILSQLDLLYEFVQYELARRNPERRHMTLYRGVYDFAEHEIVEQPDNTHAVVRLNNLNSFTRDFERAWEFGTLVIEARVPVPKIFFDGAFLHAGILQGEEEVLVIGGEYDVTLRSY from the coding sequence ATGCGTCCGTTGACCAACATGTGCGATCTGCCACCATGGGAGATCGCCTCCCGGGTGTTTAACGAGTGCCCCAGGCCCCTTCATATCCAGGGGGTGCGGTCCACCCACCGTCATTTTTTCAAACTTCTGGACCGGCTGGAGACCTGGGACGAACGCGCACGGAGTTATCAGGATTATATGGAGGTGGCCTTTCATCTCCACCAGTGGCGCCGGCAGAAAGACCCCAGCGGCCAGCTCAGCCTCAAGAACAGCTACCTGAGATTCCTGCGCGGCTGGCTCTACGATGCCAACTCCGTTGAGGGAGCGGTGATGAAGGGCTGGGTGGAGAGCCGCCTGGGCATTCCGCCCACGTTTCACGGCAAGCGCATCCAGAGCCGGGAGAGCGACGCCTATCTTGACTACATGCGTGAGCGCCTGAACGGGGCGGCGCGTACCAATGCCATCCTTTCGCAACTGGATCTGTTGTACGAGTTCGTGCAGTACGAACTGGCGCGCCGGAATCCTGAGCGCCGCCACATGACCCTGTATCGTGGCGTTTACGATTTTGCCGAACACGAAATCGTCGAACAGCCGGACAACACCCATGCCGTGGTACGGCTCAACAACCTGAACTCCTTCACCCGCGATTTTGAGCGGGCCTGGGAATTCGGTACCCTGGTGATTGAAGCGCGGGTGCCGGTTCCCAAGATCTTTTTCGATGGCGCCTTCCTGCACGCCGGCATCCTCCAGGGAGAAGAGGAGGTACTGGTGATCGGCGGCGAATATGATGTCACCCTTCGATCGTACTGA
- a CDS encoding IclR family transcriptional regulator has protein sequence MSETKNTVPAIERAVDVLECISSSDREMSLSDIIEQVDIPRQSLIRILNTLCSKGFLDKSGKRGLYRIGLKFLYLGHRLHDKYDLRNSAWKHMKALSIQTRKTIELATLDRDQLILLEQIRGSESMSLYSRVGSAIPYLHAVSVGKVYLSLMSKEKRRQVIKKIGMPAITKYTITDPEILETELIQAKKCGFGFEDQELREGVRRIAAPIFNSSGKHVGCIGISAPIFNFDLKDKEKYGELVVDAARKTSADMGYPYDPK, from the coding sequence ATGAGTGAGACCAAAAATACGGTTCCGGCGATCGAACGTGCCGTTGATGTTCTTGAGTGCATCTCCTCGTCTGACAGGGAGATGTCGCTTTCCGACATCATTGAACAAGTCGATATCCCCCGCCAGTCGCTGATTCGAATCCTCAACACCCTGTGTTCAAAAGGGTTCCTTGATAAATCCGGGAAAAGAGGACTCTACCGGATCGGTTTGAAATTTTTGTACTTGGGGCATCGCCTCCATGACAAATACGATCTGCGTAATTCCGCCTGGAAACACATGAAGGCGCTGTCGATTCAAACGCGAAAAACAATTGAACTGGCGACCTTGGACCGCGATCAGCTGATCCTGTTGGAGCAGATTCGTGGAAGCGAGAGCATGTCGCTCTATTCTCGCGTTGGCAGTGCCATCCCATATCTTCATGCCGTTAGTGTCGGCAAGGTTTATCTCTCCTTGATGAGCAAAGAGAAAAGGCGTCAGGTCATCAAAAAAATAGGCATGCCGGCCATCACCAAATATACGATTACCGATCCTGAAATTCTCGAAACCGAGCTTATCCAGGCAAAAAAATGCGGCTTTGGATTCGAGGACCAGGAATTAAGGGAGGGGGTCAGAAGGATTGCCGCCCCGATCTTTAACTCTTCCGGAAAGCATGTGGGATGCATCGGGATTTCAGCTCCCATCTTTAATTTTGACCTCAAGGATAAAGAAAAGTATGGTGAACTGGTGGTCGATGCCGCCCGGAAGACCTCAGCGGATATGGGATACCCGTACGATCCCAAATAG
- a CDS encoding HAD-IA family hydrolase — MSTSPKPMPVEPVPVFAYRIDAVVFDFDGTLTCPGALDFSVIKRTIGCPDHTPVLEYMAGVDDRARRAEMAIQLEQFEMQGAAVSMPNPGAEALLAWIKATGLPVGILTRNSRTSVIKALENFAGFSAAGIDVLVTREDPAKIKPSGEGVRLAAARLDVDPAHVLMVGDFLFDVEAGRRAGALTAYLSNGSGVPDALSADFVVASLDELKPVIRDGMVLPAGKLPNLFLGELLDQYPMTDPSVIVGPTVGEDTAAVDIEGEAVLVLKTDPITFATESIGRYAVSINANDMATAGAAARWMLTTLLLPCGFSRSQVRRIFADLHDACTDQGITLCGGHTEITDAVRRPVVAGMMAGTVARNDLIRKGRMAPGDRVLVTKGVAVEGTAIIAAEFRLLLIEKGMPADEIDCCAAFQQMISILPEARIAWRVGGVSALHDVTEGGLATALAELSQAGGRGIRVRRDAIPVYPQTRKMGAILGIDPLGLIGSGSLLISCRAEVAATLVADLREYGIAVTDIGEVTDSGPGIDAVENEVSVPWPCFDADEITRLFA, encoded by the coding sequence TTGAGTACTTCCCCGAAGCCGATGCCGGTTGAGCCGGTTCCGGTTTTCGCTTATCGCATCGATGCGGTGGTTTTCGATTTCGATGGCACCCTGACCTGTCCGGGTGCCCTTGATTTTTCCGTGATCAAACGGACCATTGGCTGCCCCGACCATACCCCCGTGCTGGAGTATATGGCCGGGGTCGACGACAGGGCCCGCCGGGCCGAGATGGCCATCCAGCTGGAACAGTTCGAAATGCAGGGCGCCGCGGTGTCGATGCCCAATCCCGGTGCCGAAGCGCTGCTGGCCTGGATAAAGGCCACCGGGCTGCCCGTTGGGATTCTCACCCGCAACAGCCGGACATCCGTCATCAAGGCCCTGGAGAATTTTGCCGGTTTTTCCGCGGCCGGCATCGATGTGCTGGTGACCCGCGAGGATCCGGCTAAAATCAAACCGTCCGGTGAAGGGGTGCGTCTGGCGGCCGCCCGGCTGGACGTGGACCCGGCACATGTACTGATGGTGGGGGATTTTCTTTTCGATGTCGAAGCCGGCCGCCGGGCCGGCGCCCTGACCGCCTATCTCAGCAACGGGTCAGGGGTGCCGGACGCACTTAGCGCTGATTTCGTGGTGGCTTCCCTGGACGAATTGAAACCGGTTATCCGCGACGGGATGGTGCTGCCGGCCGGCAAGCTGCCCAACCTCTTTCTGGGGGAACTTCTGGATCAGTACCCGATGACGGATCCTTCGGTGATCGTGGGACCGACGGTGGGCGAAGATACGGCTGCCGTGGACATCGAAGGCGAAGCGGTTCTGGTGCTCAAGACCGATCCGATCACCTTTGCTACCGAATCCATCGGGCGCTACGCCGTTTCGATCAACGCCAACGACATGGCCACCGCCGGTGCCGCCGCCCGCTGGATGCTGACCACCCTGCTGCTGCCCTGCGGTTTTTCACGTTCGCAGGTGCGCCGGATTTTTGCCGACCTGCACGATGCCTGTACCGACCAGGGCATCACCCTGTGCGGGGGGCACACCGAGATCACCGATGCCGTGCGCCGGCCGGTGGTGGCCGGCATGATGGCCGGCACGGTTGCCCGCAACGATTTGATCCGCAAGGGCCGTATGGCCCCCGGCGACCGGGTGCTGGTGACCAAGGGCGTTGCCGTGGAGGGAACGGCCATTATTGCCGCCGAGTTCAGGTTGCTGCTTATCGAAAAAGGGATGCCGGCGGACGAGATCGATTGCTGCGCCGCTTTCCAGCAGATGATCAGCATCCTGCCCGAGGCGCGCATCGCCTGGCGGGTGGGCGGTGTTTCCGCGCTTCACGATGTTACCGAGGGGGGACTCGCCACCGCTCTGGCCGAATTGAGCCAGGCGGGCGGCCGGGGTATCCGTGTCCGGCGCGATGCCATTCCGGTGTATCCCCAAACCAGAAAGATGGGGGCGATTCTCGGCATCGACCCGTTGGGCCTGATTGGTTCCGGCAGCCTGCTGATCAGCTGCCGTGCCGAAGTTGCTGCAACGCTGGTCGCCGACCTGCGCGAGTATGGAATTGCCGTGACCGATATCGGCGAAGTCACCGACAGCGGCCCCGGAATCGACGCCGTTGAAAATGAGGTGTCGGTGCCCTGGCCCTGTTTTGATGCGGATGAGATTACCCGTCTGTTTGCCTGA
- the draG gene encoding ADP-ribosyl-[dinitrogen reductase] hydrolase, translating into MPVEFSPEHWQTIEQRGRAAFLGMAIGDALGATTEFMTPMEIRFKYGVHKKIVGGGWLYLKAGRVTDDTEMSVCIARAIRDAGGWDLTAIAQNFVDWMKSRPVDIGATCARGIREFMHTGSLEMPPNEWDAGNGAVMRMVPVALASLGDEKRLAEWSVAQAHLTHHHPMSDAACITVGRMVHQAMQGASLDQLQTLADELVGQFAKFRYRPYLGGSSAYVVDTMQTVFHYLFSTESFADCLIGVVNQGGDADTTGAIAGMIAGAFYGLSSFPRRWVRRLDPLVREEVTELADHLVNHSPLASRLK; encoded by the coding sequence ATGCCCGTCGAGTTTTCACCCGAACATTGGCAAACGATTGAGCAGCGGGGCCGGGCCGCTTTTCTGGGGATGGCTATAGGTGACGCCCTGGGGGCCACGACCGAGTTCATGACGCCCATGGAGATCCGGTTCAAGTATGGCGTTCACAAGAAGATCGTCGGCGGGGGCTGGCTCTATCTGAAGGCCGGACGGGTCACCGACGATACGGAAATGTCGGTCTGCATCGCCCGGGCCATTCGGGATGCCGGCGGCTGGGATCTGACCGCCATTGCCCAAAATTTTGTCGACTGGATGAAAAGCCGCCCCGTGGACATCGGCGCCACCTGTGCCCGGGGCATCCGCGAGTTCATGCACACCGGATCTCTGGAAATGCCGCCCAACGAATGGGATGCGGGCAACGGGGCGGTGATGCGCATGGTGCCGGTGGCACTGGCGAGCCTGGGTGACGAGAAGCGGTTGGCCGAATGGTCCGTGGCCCAGGCCCATCTCACCCACCACCATCCCATGTCCGATGCCGCCTGCATCACCGTCGGCCGCATGGTTCATCAGGCCATGCAGGGCGCATCCCTGGATCAGTTGCAGACCCTTGCCGACGAACTGGTCGGCCAATTCGCCAAATTTCGCTATCGCCCCTATCTGGGCGGCAGCTCGGCCTATGTGGTGGATACCATGCAGACCGTATTCCACTACCTGTTCTCCACGGAAAGCTTTGCGGATTGTCTTATCGGCGTGGTCAATCAGGGGGGCGACGCCGACACCACCGGTGCCATTGCCGGTATGATTGCCGGCGCGTTTTATGGGCTCTCCAGCTTTCCCCGGCGGTGGGTCCGGCGCCTGGATCCGTTGGTGCGGGAGGAGGTCACTGAGCTGGCGGATCACCTCGTGAACCATTCACCCCTGGCAAGCCGGTTGAAATAG